The window CGGGGGGAGGTGGAACGGAAGCACTTTCCGCCCGAGGCCCTCGACCTCTGCTTCGGCTGGTTCCGTGACGCCCTGGCCCCCCTGGCTCAGGCGGGCAAGCTCGGCTACGTCCTCTTCCAGCTGGCCCCGTGGATCGGCTACTCGGCGAAAGCTCTCGAGTACCTGGGCTCCCTCCCCGAGCGCCTGCCCGGCTGGACCCTGGCCGTGGAGTTCCGGAACCCGTCGTGGATACCCCGGCGGACGGCCGAGGTGCTGGAGTTCCTCCGGGACCAGCGCTTGAGCTACGTGGCCGTGGACTGCCCGTGGCAACCGCTCATCGCGACCGCCACCACGGACAGCGCGGTCATGCGCTTGCACGGCCGCAACGTCGAGGGATGGCGGGCGCAGACGCGCGGGCAGCACCCGTCCGTCGCCGAAAAGTACGATTATCTGTATCGGCCGGAGGAGCTCACCGCGCTGAGCGAGACGGCGCGCCGCCTGGAGGAGGAAGCGGCGACCGTTCACATCACGTTCAACAACAATAATCGTGATTACCCGGTCCGCAACGGCCTGCAGTTTCGCCGGCTCCTCGGGCAGTCGCCGCCCGATCTGGAGGCGTCGACCGCGGAGTTTCTCGGCGCCCAGCGCCCCTCGGCACGGGCGCGGCGTTCGCGCCGATGAGGTGGGCGCGCCGCGCGCTGGACGTGACCCGCCGGCGGGAGTAGGATCGCCGCACTCTCGCGTCCCAGGAGCGCGCCATGCCGAACGGCCTGATCTCCGGCGACAATCACATCGACCTCACCTACTGCCCGCCCGACCTCTGGTCCTCTCGGGCGCCGGCGAAGTGGAAGCTGCTCGTGCCCCGGGTGGAAGAGCTGGAGGATGGCCGGCACTGGTTCGTGGAGGCGCAGGACCGCGGCATGTGGAACGGCGTGGGCCCGGGGTTTCTCAAGTACACGCCCGGGCTGTTCGGCCACATCGACGAGATGAAGGCGTTGGGCTTCGAGTGGGACTACCGCGCCGGCGCCCGCCCGCGGCCGACGACGCCCGAGCTCCGGCTGGCCGACCTCGACCGCGACGGCGTGGAGGCGGAGGTCGTCTACGGCTGCCTGATGATGAGCGACCTCATCGCCGACGGCGAGCGGCGCGCCTGGGCCGACGCCGTCTACAACGACTGGGCCGCCGACTTCGCCCGGAGGGCCGATCCCGATCGGGTCTTTCCGCTGGCCATGATCCCCAACAACGATCCCCGGGCGGCGGCGGCCGAGGTGCGGCGCTGCGCCAGGCTGGGGCTGCGCGGCGGCGAGCTGGCCTTCAAGCACTTGAGCGCGCCCC of the Candidatus Methylomirabilota bacterium genome contains:
- a CDS encoding DUF72 domain-containing protein translates to LPMMASIASRKIVTVPLLLVVPERVLSSAMGPTSYRVGCASWLDTSLLAEGSFYPAPNMTADARLRWYARFFEAVEVNATYYALPAYDTSRAWVERTPPGFQFAVKAYALMTGHHPKAQALVKELRTLLPREASVNARGEVERKHFPPEALDLCFGWFRDALAPLAQAGKLGYVLFQLAPWIGYSAKALEYLGSLPERLPGWTLAVEFRNPSWIPRRTAEVLEFLRDQRLSYVAVDCPWQPLIATATTDSAVMRLHGRNVEGWRAQTRGQHPSVAEKYDYLYRPEELTALSETARRLEEEAATVHITFNNNNRDYPVRNGLQFRRLLGQSPPDLEASTAEFLGAQRPSARARRSRR